The stretch of DNA CATTTCGTCTTTCAGCTCGTCGACCACCTCTTCGTCACGCTCGCGAAGCTGGTCCAGCAGCAGTTGCTGGTTTTCCGGAATGCGGTTGACGATATTGGCGGCGTGCTTAATGCCGGTCACCTTCGAGCCGTGCTCGGAAAGTACCGCCACGCCACGGTCAACCAGCCTGTCCAACTCGTCGATAACGTCCCGGTTAACGTCGTCCAGCTTGGCAATGCGGTAAACGATTTCGTCCTGGCGCTCCTGCGGCAGCACGCTGAGCACGCTGGCCGCCACGTCCGGCGGTAAGAAAGCGAGGAACACGGCCTGCAGCTGCAGGTGCTCGTGTTCAATAAGCGCCGCCAGCTGCGGCACGTCTACCCATTGCAGGCGAGCCATGCGGTAGCGAATCTCATCCCCGTAGATGCCGTTAATCACGCTGCGCGCAATTTCCCCGCCCAGCGCTTTTTCCAGAATGCTGCGCAGGTAGGTGCGCGAAGCGCCGTTAATCCCGCTCTGCTCCCGGTAGTCCTGAAAAAAGTTGTTCATCGCCTGGCGAGCATGAGTCACCTTCACGCCGTGCAGCCGCGCCATGGTTTCGCTCAGTAAAAGCACCTCTTCCCGGCTTAGCTTCTGCATGACCTGAGCGGCGGCGTCTTCACCCACGCTCAGCAGCAGGATCGCCGCCTGTTCGATGCGCGAGCGCCCGTTGCTGCCGCTGCTACTTTTACTGTTCTTGCTTACTGTTGGTTCGCTCATTGCTGTTGATCCACTGTTTCAGTACTTCCGCCACGCGCTCGGTTTCGCTCTGGGCGAGCATCTGTAAGTATTCGACTTTCGTTT from Cedecea neteri encodes:
- a CDS encoding flagellar motor switch protein FliG, translating into MSEPTVSKNSKSSSGSNGRSRIEQAAILLLSVGEDAAAQVMQKLSREEVLLLSETMARLHGVKVTHARQAMNNFFQDYREQSGINGASRTYLRSILEKALGGEIARSVINGIYGDEIRYRMARLQWVDVPQLAALIEHEHLQLQAVFLAFLPPDVAASVLSVLPQERQDEIVYRIAKLDDVNRDVIDELDRLVDRGVAVLSEHGSKVTGIKHAANIVNRIPENQQLLLDQLRERDEEVVDELKDEMYEFFILSRQNQNTLQRLMEEVSMEEWAVALKGTEPVLRQTICNVMPKRQVQLLQSTTSRLGPVPVSRIEQVRKEIMGTVRQLAEDGEIQVQLFAEQTME